GCCCCTACCTTCGATGAGAAAGGAGCGgatctccttttccttctcttctaggTTGATGTGGATTGCACTTAGCGGAAGCTCCCCCTGTAGTGTGAGGACCAGGTATTTATCTGTGTCATCTCAGCCTCTTCCTGGCCCTATCCTTCCATCCTGCCCTCTAGAGCTGGGCTGGAAACTCAGGCCACCTAACACTGAGGATGCCACTCTGAGAAAGGCTAGGCAGCTTTGTTTGTTCTGGAACATCTCCACTTTACTTCCTGTTGGTTCTTCACCAGCCTGTGTCAGCTGTGAGTACCTGTCAGGGAAGTCCCCTTGGTGTGTTTTTAAGTGACTGTGAATACACACCAGTCATGATTTGGTCCCCACCccctgcatgtgcacacacacacacacacacacacacacacaccccgcacaATGCACAGAAGGTGCTCAGAGACAAGGGGAAGCATGCACCATGGATTCCAAGAAGTAGCATGTTCCATTCCACCCACTCCAGGGTTAGTGATATCTCTCCAGGATGAGAAGGGCTGTAGAGGGTGGAGACTCCTCTTCTGTGCCAGAGTAGAGACCAGATTGACCAGGGCAGTGGGGCCAGATGGGTGGAGCATTGTGCTCTGTCCCAACAAGCCCTGAAATACAGGTTTCTGAGTCTTCACTCCCACCCCACAAAGGGCACCTTTTGGGACAGGTATATATGGAGAGTGCCAACCTTAAAGGTAAGTCCATCTGGGTCCTCAGAGAAGATGGCCAGGGATGCTGGGTATAGTACCAGAATCCGGTCCCACTGCTCCTGTAAAGGGTCAAAGGATAGAGTGGGGTTGGACACCTAGAGTCCAGCCTTCTCTGCTCCTGTATCCTTCCCTCGCATTGCACCTCATGTCTTTTCCCACCCACCTGAGAGGGTAGATGCTGCAGCTTGACCCTTGAGGCACAGATCGCGCTGCCCATGGATTCACACCCGGATACTCTCCATAGCCGTGTCCAGGGGAGTTCATCCCCTAGGGAactctggggaggaggaagaagtaagTCACAGGCGGGCCAGAGGGTCTGAACTGGGGAAGGGCTTACAGTTTCCTGCTACTGACCTGTGGGGGGCTTGAGTGGCAGCGTTGCAGACCCCCCAAGAGAGCCATTTGCTTTTCCAGATGGTAAAGCCAGTGGCTGAGCTCAGCTTCACTGTGGCAGAGGACAAGGAGCGGGGCAGGCAGTGGGCCTGGGGGCAGAAGAGTCAAGTGGGCTAGGGACAAAGCTTAGAGCTCCCAGAAGCCCCAGGTAGTCTCCTCCTAGGTCCAGGGGTCCTGGTCCAGTGGGGGCCACGCCAGCACTctccacacacctgtaatctggaAGGCATGCTCTCTGGACCCATCAATCCTGCAGATGCTCAGTTCTGTCAGTGGGAGCAGCCCCTGCCAGAGGACAGTATAGGAGGGACTGCAGGGACTCCTAAGAACAGAGCCAGCACCACCCTCTGTCTATACCACTCACCTGGAATGTAAGTCCTTCAGAACCATGGGCTTGGAAGTACAGGTGGGAGGGGAACAGCTCTAGATAGCAGTCGCTGATGTCCTAGGGGAGAGCGGGGCCACTTGTCTCAGAGGGTGAGGGGGATAGCCCTGGGGTAGTATGAAAGTTGCTCCCCAAGCATTCCCCAACCTGCTGTGGCTCCtacctggctgtgctggaaccgCAGCTGAACTTTGGAATAGTGCACAACTTTGCCTAGGTTCCTCACGGGTGTCCTCCGCCACCCCTTTTTGAAAACACTCAGGAATGGCTGTTCCAGATTTTCTGGCTGATTTTCCAGGCCCGGGATGTCCTAGAGGAGCAGGGCTTAGGAAAGGGACCAGATGGGGCCAGATACCCAGGCAATATACACACGGCTGCTGCATACAGTTCTGATCTGTCCACGCATGGTCACAGAATACATTCATCAAgaacattcacatacatgcataccccATACACACCTAAGCCTCTTCACATGAAAAGTGGAATGTGTACACACCACACGTATACATATGACTCTCCACAGTCAGAGCTATCTGCTCTGTGGTACAGACTGAGGTTGGTACATAGTGGGTTCAATCCTTATCTTCGTTACCTCCTATGCTATGCAACTTGACTTTGGTCATTCAACACCCCTGGATTTGTCAAAGAGTTTGAGGTATATTATGAGGATGAGATAATGCTTAAAGCCTTCTCAAATGTCTAGTGACAACTggcaatgttttattttacctggttctatgaaaacaaacaaacaaacaagagttcTAGCTTGTAGTATTTGCTAGTTTCTTTGCTGTAAATATTCCCTATACTGCCCAAATTGAGTTGTCAACATGATGTCTGTAAACTTGGAACTGGAAAGAGATACTAGCCAGCTTTTGTGAGTCTTTGCTGATGCCCCAGCTTACTATGTACACCGTACCTATCTCACAGTAGAGGGCAAAGCATTGACAATGGTCTGAGGACTGAATTTGGGGACCagtcctttccttcatttttccattACATAAGGCACATGTGTGTCTCACCTTTGCATGTGTAATTCTCTGCGGTGACTACTCAACCTTAAATCCTCATTCCACCCCTTCAGCAGGGCTTTGCTCAGGTTTTACCTTCTTTCTCAATGCCCTAAAATTTCAGCCTTGGTTTTTCCATTTAATACTGATTTAGTCTGGCttattgttttttccttccttccttcctttcttccttccttccttccttccttccttccttcctccctccctccctccctccctccccctctccctccctccctctttcttttttggtttgtttttcgagacagggtttctctgcgtagctttggatcctgtcctggaactcactttgtagatcaggctggcctcgaactcacagagatccgcctgcctctgcctcccaagtgctggattaaaggcacgcgccactaccacctgacttAGTCTGGCTTACTCTATCTTCTCTTGTTTGACTTTGACATAGGAATGGAAAAAGGTGAGGACAGAAGTAGTGTTGTATTTTGTTTACTGCTAGTTCCACAAAGCCTAAGAGATGCCCTGGGATgtgctgggaggcaggagagaggcttAGGAGAGGGCTTATGTTGCCTTTGGGAGCTGCCCAGGATCACCTGCACGGGCTGCTTCACACTGGCCAAGCTGAACTACCTCCAGTGCCGGCCTAGGAATGTGAACAGACACAAACAGCTTCCATCCTCCCTGACTCTGGGTGGGGCCTCCTGCATCTACACCCACTGTGGAAACCACTGAGAAATAGGCCATGAATAGGAAGGGCTATGAAGCTGGCCCTGGTGATTTGGAACTCTGCCCCCAGGAGGGCTTAGCTTGGTGCTGTGACAGGGCCAGCTCTAACTCAGATGTAGAATCTACCTAGAGTCCATAGCCTAggtacagtgtacaaaaagagtAGTTCCATGCCTGGCCAGGACTTCTTCCCCTTCTACCACCTCCTTTCCAGCTATTGTGTCCTGGCTAGGGTCAACTATCCATCCCAGAATTCTGTCCAAGAGGGTCTGACTAGAGGGAGTCAGGGTCTTCGATGTGGCCATAGGGAGGGATGCCACCCTTGGTCACTTCAGGCTCCATCTTGCTCTCTACCTCTTTGAGGCAGCAAGGTTTCTAAAGGTGACACCTGCTTGCAGAGAGCTCTGGAACCTCAGGGACCAGGAGGGGCTGTGATACAATTTTTCTAGCTTCCTGGGAGCCCGTGAGAAAGGTATGCTTTGGGAGTTTACATCAGTTGCAGCACCTGAGAATACAGGATGGGAGACTTGCTCCAGCCCTGGTAGAGACTGCACATAGAGCCTGGCTCACTGGGGTGGGTGTGGTTCTCCAAGACCAGCACAGTAGGAGGTGTTCCTGTCAGACCTGCAGCCCAGGCTCCTCCCAAGTATTGCCAGAGAgttgggaaaaggggaggggaaaggtatCTTTTCTAAGCAGACCCACAGAATGGTTAGCCCTCTGATGTCTCATGAAGAGGTCTATCGGTAGCTGGTTCACTGCTGTATGGGGATGGGTGCCTGCCTATATGGCAACGTGGTAGCTGTAGGCTGCAGATAACCAGAAACAGCTAGGGGTGGGTAACCCTTGGGAACTGAGGCCTGAAGTATGATATTTACCAGGAGTCCCCGCACAATTGTTGGGCCCACCAAGACCCAGGTTGGGGTAGGGAAGGTTGAGGGTGGCCCCTGTGCCCCTGGATGTACAACAGCCCCGGCAGGCTCTGCCTGCTCACCACTGACTCAGTGCCCGTCTTGGTTTCACTCTCAGCCTAGATTTTTGAGTGAGCTTCCCAGGGAGGGGCAGTGTCAACTTCCTCATCTTGTTTTGTATCTGAATCCCTTCAAACAGGCCAGGGAGGACCCTGAGTTGCTGGAAGATGCGATTCTCACATTATCActcacactgtggcacacacactcatacaggaGAAGCACAAAGTTGTACTCAGACTTCAGGCCCAGTGCCATACCGCTCCTGCCAGACACGCCCCTCCGCTCACCGTCCCGGGGATGTAGTGGAAGATCTTGTTAGCCGCGGTGTCCCCATCGGGCCTAGCCTCGGTGCCAAACAGGCCGGCCAGCTTCCTGGAGCTGTCCTCTCTGGGAACAAGGGAAACCGGAGGCTCAAGGCTTGGCGCAGGTAGCAGGTCCAGGGAGACCCTGTTTCCTTGAGGCCAGGCCACACCTCTCACCTGTTTCCCTTGAGCGAGGGCTTTCTGGAAAATGAGGCTCGTAGCCTCCTGGGAGTCTGAGGGACGCAGTGGCTGTTCCCCATGGATGGCAGCTGCTAGCTTGGGCTGCGCAGGTCGACAGGTCTGAGTGAGTCCTCGGTCCTGTCTGCTAACACCTCCCGCCAGTGGGCGTGACCATAAGACGTCTTGCCCCTACCCTGGGGCAGGAGGAGTCTTCTCTCTGGGCTCAGGTTAGGCCCTTTCTGAAGGAAAccttccagtgagggcccaggcTTTCTAGGCCCTAGGTAGGCAGATTGGTGTGGGGCAGTCATTTCCTGACTGGACTAGGACCCTAATCTCAACAGTCTGTGTAGGCCTAGCTAGGAGGGCCTGGTCTGTATACACGCCGTCTACCTGTGTTCAGACTGTAAGTGCCTGAATGATGGAGTTCTACGAGCACAAGGATCCTTCCTCTCAGTTGCCCTGCCCCTGCCAGGGCATTTACATCCTGTTTCCACATGAATCCCAGCTGGTCTGAGTCACTGGTGACTGTAGGGGGAGTGTGCTCACTTTCAGCTACTCCATATAAAGGGAGGCCAGaaccctcccccagcttctctcctGCCTGGGCCAACCCCCACCCAGACCCAAGTCAGGGTTCCTAAAGCTTAACCAAATGCAGGAAAGGGGCCACATGCCTCCCAGGTTCTCAAGACAGATAAGATAAAGTAAGGGGTCCATCTTTCTCATGTACCCCATAGGCCTAGGGCATAGGAGCCTCAGAACTAGGGTAAACAGACTGTCTCTATCAACAGAGACACCCGTCTCTGCTCCATTTGGATGAAAAAGTGCCATTGTGCAGCCCCAGACATTAATGTAGCTTCTGAGTCTGGCCGCACACTTGCCTATAGACCTTTGCCTTGCTGTCCAGACAAAAGCTAAAGGTGTGTTGCGGGCCCACAAGCAGAGGATACAAAAGCGGCCAGAGATGGACATTCAGTCTCAGGCCCATGGAGCCcaaaaaaacatgtttattgtTCAAGTTGGCTCATATTGCTGTGTGGGATCTAAGTGCATGTTGTGTGCCCAGTTCCACAGAAGATCCAGAAAAGACATCACACTGTATACACAAGACACGGGGAAGATGTCTGCTTTGTGCCCTTCAGGAACAGTGCCTGGTAGAGACAGATAAGTGCTATGTGCAAAGCGTCGGCCAGGGGCTGCATCTTCTTAGAAAGCCCTGGCCTCTTCTCCTGTTGGGACAGCTGCTCTGCCCCCTACTGTTTGTAAGCCCAGCTATGCTGTTCGTCCTCCCCCAGCGTTCCCTGCTGCTCCAGGAAGGGAGCCAGGAAAGAGGACTCCAAAGGGCTTCTTGGTCCCCACATGCAGGAGAGCTGACACGTGAGAGTAAATGTGTGAACTGGTAGCTGCAGCACTTCTCATCCATCAATAAATAGTGAACCAATAAATTAGTGAGTaaacaaacagcacacacaaataaatgaacaatgacGGTGAATACAGAAACCAAGACAGGAGAAACAGGAAATCCCTGGTGGGGTATGTGATCTGCCCTAACACTtggtggaggagacagaggtggaagGGCTACCCCATAGGGCTTAAGGCATGTGGGACGCTGTGGGACCTCTGCGCAGTCTGACATGTGTCAGAGGCTGGTGGAGGACACAGACAGCGTGGGTGAGGACGGCGGTGGGAAGTTGAGCAGCTCCAGCACTGCCACACCCACACTGCTGCGTCTTGTGAACATGCAGGATGCCGCCACCCACTTGTTGGTCCTTGGGTTGTACTTCTCTATGGAGTTGAGGCTGGAGCTGCCATCATTGCCCCCTACAGCGTAGAGCCATCCGTCCATGGCCACCAGGTCATGTGTGCTCCTGGGGGTTGGGTAGGCAAGAGTAAGCCCAAGGGGCAGGTCGTGAGAGACAAGCCAAATGAGTGGGGTGCAAATGGAGGAACCACGGGGACAGGGCTAGGAAAGGAGCCCCAGGTGCCCAAGAGGAACCCATGGACCTGCTGCACTGCTGAGGTGCTGTGTACACCACCCCTGGAGCAAGGCTCCTGGAATAAACCAGACGTAGTGGCAGAACCACTCACCACCCACCCCTGGCCTTATACACCTGCGGATATTCATGGGTGCCACACTCTCCCAGGCACCAGCCTTGGTGCTATATCTCTCCACTGAGTTGAGGCAGCTTGTGCCATCGTTGCCTCCTGCCACATACAGGGCACCCTCCAGCACTGCCACTCCTGCAGAGCTGCGGCGGCTCAGCATGGAGGCCACAGGTGTCCATGAATTCACCTGTAGAGACAAAGGGACAGGCTGGAGGCAGACCCAACAAAGCAACCACCCCTGCCACAACACAGACTCTACCCTTGGCTGGGTATCTGAGGGTCAGGGGAAGGGTATAGAAAGTAGAACCTTGGATGGCACAGGTGATCAGAAGATGGGATTATGCCCCTCGCCACCCAGCATTTGAGAGGAGGAAACTGGGATAGGGGTGCGTTATGCACCTGGGGCTCGTACTTCTCCACGGTGGCCAGGTGTGATGAGCTGTCATAACCACCCACGGCGTACAGGTTCCCATCTGTGGGAAGGCAATAGACCCACGGAGCTCCTGCAGGTGTAGGGGCTTTGGGGGTGAGTGGGAAGGGGTAGGCAGGAAAGTAGGAACCACAGGAAGCAGGTCCTGTCACCCACCAAGTGTGGCCACACGCACATATCGTCTCCGGGTGCTCATGGCAGCAATGGATGTCCATGTTCCCGTCAGTGGGTCATACCGTTCAGCACTGTGGGCACCAGAATGATGCTATGTTCAACCACAGCAAAGTGACCCTTTCCCAGGACCTGTCCTCCTGCCATCCCTCCCCCCCCAGGCTGTGGTTGAAATCCTGTGCGGGGCATCACAGACTATGAATGGATAGCAAGGTGTGCTGGGTGGGCACAGGCTACTGGCTGCTTGGACTTGAAGGGACGGACACAGAGAGTCAAAGGAACGGAATGGTACCAAGGCCCCACTGATGCTGTGGTCTGAGGTGAAGAGGCCTTGGGGACCAGGTAGCCTAGATTAGGCAGGATCTCACTCTCTTGGTCAGATGTGACTTCAGTGAAGTCAGCCTCATCTGCTGCTGCTGAGCCAACCCTTCAAGGCCACTGGGGCCCTAACCCAAACTACTACCTGTTGAGGCAGGAAGCCCCATCATAGCCGCCGGCTGCATACAGAAGCCCATGCAGGGCAGCTACACCCAGGCAGCTTCGCCTTGTGCCCATGGACACCTCGGGCTGCCATGTGTTTGTCACAGGGTCATAGGACTCCACTGTCGCCAGGTCTGAGGTTCCATCATAGCTAGGAGAAAAACCCGCTACTGATCAAGGATGGCCTGGCAGGCATGTGACAAACCCTTGACCCATGTCCAGCCTCTGTGCTTACCCGCCCACAGCATACAGTCGGTTCCCAATAGCGGCGACTCCTACACGGGCCCGCCGTGTGGACATGGAGGCCACCACGTGCCAGCGGTCAGTTCGAGTGTCATACGCTTCACAGTCTCCATGGATGGCAAACAGGCTCCCACCACCTGGAAGTGGGTGGCAGAGTAAGAAAAGGGGCTCAGGAAGGCAGGGCAAGGGGCTCTAGTGCAACCCAAGTGCAAAGCCATGAAGGCtccaggggtgggaggagaggggtaCTGGGTCACACTGGTGCACCCCATACAATAGGGTCTTTGACACACACAGGTCATAAGTATAATGGATTTTGTTTGTTCAGATTTGGGGTAGATGACCTAGGGCaagaatgggaaggagaaggggttCAGCATACCAACGGCAAAGAGCACAGGACCAGCACCCTCACAGCGACGGGGTCTTGTGCGGCTAGTACCCAGAATACCCCTCTGCTCAGGCAGCAGGTGGAACTTAAGAGCCTCAATGAGCAGATCCTTGCAGTCAGGATGATGCCTCACAAGGCTTTCAGCATCGACGTGGCCCAATAGGAAGTCTCGGCTCAGCAGAGGCAGCCGTACACACTTCATCAGCTAGGGCAGGAGGTGCCAGGTAAGGCAAGACCCTAGGGAATACTTGTCCCAGGGCTAAGACCCACTCAAGTGCCTATAGCACTTGTATGATTAGTATGAGACAGGTGCCTATTATCACCCCAAAGGAGCCCCTGAAtggaagatggaaggaaataTGATTACACCTTAGCCACCTGCATTCCCTCCTAGACACCATGGGAGCTTCAGGACCTGGCCTCACCCTTGGTACATGCTGCCTCCGAGTGTCTACATCATGTTTGACCCAGCTCAGGACTGCACGATAGACATCTTCCTCTGAGGGCACGTTCAGGCTATCACTAGAGACCAATTCCAGGACCTAGGGGTGAAAGGTCCTCAGACCTGACATCTGGGTAGGGGAGGGCCCAGAAAACCATGAAAGTGTCCGAGAGTATCAGACAatgggcatgtgcatgtgcgcCCACAACACACGCACTTAATGTTCTTAGAGCAGAGGACCAAGCAGAATCAAGATTCGCAGATTTTTGGTTCCAGTAGTGGTCGTGATGGGTAAAGGGGTGAGGGGTGTCCTAGGCCCTGAGTAGACTCAGGTACGTAGAATCAGAGACTGGGGAATCATGGTCCTGGGATGTGGTAAAAACAGGAATCTAAGGCAAATAATTGGGTGGAGTCAGAAGATGGTGAGAGGGTTGTGGGGAGATGGGCAGGGAATGGATCATAGGGTGAAACTTCCACCAGAAACTTGAGAATAAGGCTTGCAGAACACTGGCTGCTAGGGTCTGGGCTGGGGCAATGCAGGGTATGGGCTGGGCCCAAACTGGCATGTTACCTGCGTCAGTGGTTACCTGCTTCAGTGGCAACAGCATGAACTCCTCAGTCTTGGCCACATCCACGAAGTGCTGCAGCACGTACCTGTGCGCTGCCTTGAGCAGGTCACTGCATGAATGCGTGTCTGCAAATCCTCGGATGCCCAAGCAGTTGGAGGGGTCAAGCTGGCTCAGGAGGAACTTGCAGCAGGCATCTCGAACACCATTCAATTGTAGAAGGCTGGCAGCTGGGAGCAGAGTCTGGGGCATGAAGATGGGTCAGGCAGGAGGGGCCAGAGGAGCACAGGAGAGGCATGGGGAGGCCAGGCTTCACAGATCTAGGGCTGGAAACCCCAGAAGTGTATGGGTGTGGGAATGGCATGCCTCACCTGTACATTCCCCTCGCCCACCACGATCTCAGCTGTGTATGCAAACTGCACCAGTTGGTCTAAGGCCTGTGGGTCAATGTCATGCAGCGTCACATGTGTCTGGCGGCTCTCACTCATTTCATCTGTGAGGACAGTGAGTCAGGCAGCCTGCCCTGGGAGATGTGCAGAGAGCCCCCTAAGGCTGCCCAGACTAAGGTATGTGGTACTTGCTTGTGAACATAGCGTGGAAGTAGGGGCTGCAGGAGGCCAACACCACCTTATGAGCACGGATCTCCTTGGCTGCCACATGCAGGACGATGTCACACAAGAGGCCACGCTGCCGCATGCGGCTCATAGCCACAAAAGCGTCATGGTAGTGCCGCTTCGAGTTGTGTGCCACACTGTGACCCTCTCGGCTCAGGAGCTGCATCGCACCTTCCATGGGGGCTGCAGGCCGGGCCTGCCTGGGCCGAGCTCGCTCTGCCTCAGGGCTGCAGGCCGCAGGGCTAGGTCAGTGTTTAAACACTGTGAGGAGCCACTCACCCACCCTTGAGAACTTGGGGAACAGCCAAGGTAGCTGCAGTCTATCCCCAGCAGTCCAGTCACCAGGGACCAGTAGTCCATCAAGGACCATCCTGTCACTCACTGACACTTTCCAGGGCTCAAGTTCTCTCTCCTGTCAATGAACCTCCC
Above is a window of Microtus ochrogaster isolate Prairie Vole_2 unplaced genomic scaffold, MicOch1.0 UNK38, whole genome shotgun sequence DNA encoding:
- the Klhl17 gene encoding kelch-like protein 17 isoform X2, with the translated sequence MQPRGERPAGRTQSPEHSSPGPGPEAPPPPQPPAPEAERARPRQARPAAPMEGAMQLLSREGHSVAHNSKRHYHDAFVAMSRMRQRGLLCDIVLHVAAKEIRAHKVVLASCSPYFHAMFTNEMSESRQTHVTLHDIDPQALDQLVQFAYTAEIVVGEGNVQTLLPAASLLQLNGVRDACCKFLLSQLDPSNCLGIRGFADTHSCSDLLKAAHRYVLQHFVDVAKTEEFMLLPLKQLMKCVRLPLLSRDFLLGHVDAESLVRHHPDCKDLLIEALKFHLLPEQRGILGTSRTRPRRCEGAGPVLFAVGGGSLFAIHGDCEAYDTRTDRWHVVASMSTRRARVGVAAIGNRLYAVGGYDGTSDLATVESYDPVTNTWQPEVSMGTRRSCLGVAALHGLLYAAGGYDGASCLNSAERYDPLTGTWTSIAAMSTRRRYVRVATLDGNLYAVGGYDSSSHLATVEKYEPQVNSWTPVASMLSRRSSAGVAVLEGALYVAGGNDGTSCLNSVERYSTKAGAWESVAPMNIRRSTHDLVAMDGWLYAVGGNDGSSSLNSIEKYNPRTNKWVAASCMFTRRSSVGVAVLELLNFPPPSSPTLSVSSTSL
- the Klhl17 gene encoding kelch-like protein 17 isoform X1 — its product is MQPRGERPAGRTQSPEHSSPGPGPEAPPPPQPPAPEAERARPRQARPAAPMEGAMQLLSREGHSVAHNSKRHYHDAFVAMSRMRQRGLLCDIVLHVAAKEIRAHKVVLASCSPYFHAMFTNEMSESRQTHVTLHDIDPQALDQLVQFAYTAEIVVGEGNVQTLLPAASLLQLNGVRDACCKFLLSQLDPSNCLGIRGFADTHSCSDLLKAAHRYVLQHFVDVAKTEEFMLLPLKQVLELVSSDSLNVPSEEDVYRAVLSWVKHDVDTRRQHVPRLMKCVRLPLLSRDFLLGHVDAESLVRHHPDCKDLLIEALKFHLLPEQRGILGTSRTRPRRCEGAGPVLFAVGGGSLFAIHGDCEAYDTRTDRWHVVASMSTRRARVGVAAIGNRLYAVGGYDGTSDLATVESYDPVTNTWQPEVSMGTRRSCLGVAALHGLLYAAGGYDGASCLNSAERYDPLTGTWTSIAAMSTRRRYVRVATLDGNLYAVGGYDSSSHLATVEKYEPQVNSWTPVASMLSRRSSAGVAVLEGALYVAGGNDGTSCLNSVERYSTKAGAWESVAPMNIRRSTHDLVAMDGWLYAVGGNDGSSSLNSIEKYNPRTNKWVAASCMFTRRSSVGVAVLELLNFPPPSSPTLSVSSTSL
- the Klhl17 gene encoding kelch-like protein 17 isoform X3; its protein translation is MQPRGERPAGRTQSPEHSSPGPGPEAPPPPQPPAPEAERARPRQARPAAPMEGAMQLLSREGHSVAHNSKRHYHDAFVAMSRMRQRGLLCDIVLHVAAKEIRAHKVVLASCSPYFHAMFTNEMSESRQTHVTLHDIDPQALDQLVQFAYTAEIVVGEGNVQTLLPAASLLQLNGVRDACCKFLLSQLDPSNCLGIRGFADTHSCSDLLKAAHRYVLQHFVDVAKTEEFMLLPLKQVLELVSSDSLNVPSEEDVYRAVLSWVKHDVDTRRQHVPRLMKCVRLPLLSRDFLLGHVDAESLVRHHPDCKDLLIEALKFHLLPEQRGILGTSRTRPRRCEGAGPVLFAVGGGSLFAIHGDCEAYDTRTDRWHVVASMSTRRARVGVAAIGNRLYAVGGYDGTSDLATVESYDPVTNTWQPEVSMGTRRSCLGVAALHGLLYAAGGYDGASCLNSAERYDPLTGTWTSIAAMSTRRRYMGTCTPWVVMTAHHTWPPWRSEFMDTCGLHAEPPQLCRSGSAGGCPVCGRRQRWHKLPQLSGEI